The following are encoded together in the Arvicanthis niloticus isolate mArvNil1 chromosome 11, mArvNil1.pat.X, whole genome shotgun sequence genome:
- the Fscb gene encoding fibrous sheath CABYR-binding protein, giving the protein MEESNEPEQPISLGRQEYRRRRRPSQPMVDKSQQTEVTEKKKGMAAVQPPAPKATHSIGTIPERKDNYSGKEYESFRLSSQLQQTWVKRKPGQEMTDKSLQTDTSVEEKVEVIFIDKTLTLEESTAHVGETAPELPQSIPEVEVQTNRPTSHLIDRSQQTSCIGDWSLICAKEKVDKEQQTYFSELEITITSMPGSSLIKSKEETMPIAQEGSFVELNGSLEIEVLSTEKVPDVVMSFTEGEISGELQALPADEATDKAELVFTEETPIQAPPPAKETSAAETATTTAKEIVDIQALPADELSSMETPVEISPLLVQGALSDEPSDLQYPPKIEVAPSELPAEDLVPLSEEVLEEVQALAIDTVLEDTGRAESTTVEETTGEVQPPLSEETSKEVPSERIVIVIDKEFAIDEVYEEDQPPTFEEDSADKATAEVQPPPAEDASKEVAPSEVLPPPTEQGIVEDMTAEILSPPTEEGPVEVPLPPTEEGPVEVLLPPAEEGPEEVPPLVTEEEPAEVPPPPAEEAPAEVPPPPAEEGPAEVPPPPTEEGPAEVPPLLTEEGPAEVPPLLTEEGPAEVPPPPAEEGPAEVAPPPTEEGPEEVQPRAADEGLPEVQPPTAEEGPEEVQPPAAEEGLPEVQPPAAEEGPVEVLSPPAEEDLAEVPPTPVEEGPAEVQPPLTVEGPEKVLPPETEEAPTDLPPAATEEHPVEVQPPATAEGPAEVQPPLTEEGPAEVAPPAAEEGPAEVQPPAAVEGLAEVPPLPAEEAPAEVSPPPVEEAPAEFPPSPAEEAPAEVPPLLAEEVPVEVTPPPAQGIPEEVTPLATEETLAEVPPPPIEEGPAPAEISSPPAEKDPAEGLPPSTEENPVEVPTEVQLPHAKSPAEVLPLSGESPTEEASAEVQPPSLEKAPLESLSLEVVIPQAEEFPVDDLSIEVQPLPAEKDIAVGVPVEFQALPADEYSAKKDTVEIQPSSFEGAPIEENPVEAQLPAAKADTAVEASAVHPLSLAPTDETPADIQILQLEETLTEVAPVEGQPLPAEEVFPKVVSEEEATVAEVKPPLSEGAPAEEATVEAQLTSIEESPKRASVDIQPPSPETPVEQSPVVEQPLKTDVVPMQELPVEKMSAEDPLLPSEQTPADQDLLKEDQLSQVADISEKALESTTLTGDKKSSGTDSVPEDVSGTKDDQISTFKIEGTIKIELKNSSS; this is encoded by the coding sequence ATGGAAGAAAGTAATGAACCTGAACAGCCTATATCATTAGGGAGGCAGGAATATAGAAGGAGAAGACGACCCAGCCAACCAATGGTAGATAAGTCCCAGCAAACTgaagtaacagaaaaaaagaaaggcatggcTGCAGTACAACCTCCTGCTCCTAAAGCTACCCATAGTATTGGTACTATTCCTGAAAGAAAAGACAACTACTCTGGAAAAGAATATGAGTCTTTTAGACTGTCCTCTCAACTTCAGCAAACTTGGGTGAAGAGAAAGCCTGGTCAGGAAATGACTGACAAATCTTTGCAGACAGACACTTCTGTGGAAGAAAAAGTGGAAGTCATATTCATTGATAAAACACTTACACTTGAAGAAAGCACAGCTCATGTTGGAGAAACAGCTCCTGAATTGCCACAAAGTATTCCAGAAGTAGAGGTTCAAACAAACAGACCCACCTCTCATTTAATAGACAGATCTCAGCAGACAAGCTGTATTGGTGACTGGAGTCTGATTTGTGCGAAAGAGAAAGTGGACAAAGAACAACAGACCTACTTCAGTGAGTTAGAAATTACTATCACGTCTATGCCAGGTAGCTCCCTGATTAAGTCAAAGGAAGAAACAATGCCCATTGCACAAGAAGGTTCTTTTGTTGAATTAAATGGTTCTCTTGAAATAGAGGTACTGTCAACTGAAAAAGTCCCTGATGTCGTGATGTCTTTCACTGAAGGGGAGATTTCTGGTGAATTACAGGCTCTACCAGCTGATGAGGCCACAGATAAAGCAGAGCTTGTCTTTACAGAGGAGACCCCTATCCAAGCACCACCTCCAGCTAAAGAGACCTCTGCAGCTGAGACAGCCACTACAACTGCGAAAGAGATTGTGGATATACAGGCTCTGCCAGCTGATGAGCTTTCTTCTATGGAGACCCCTGTTGAGATTAGTCCTCTATTAGTGCAAGGGGCTCTTTCAGATGAGCCTTCTGATCTACAGTATCCCCCCAAAATTGAGGTGGCTCCTTCAGAACTTCCTGCTGAAGATCTGGTTCCACTCTCAGAAGAGGTGCTTGAGGAAGTTCAAGCTTTAGCAATTGACACTGTCCTTGAAGACACAGGTAGAGCAGAGTCTACTACTGTGGAAGAGACAACTGGTGAAGTTCAACCTCCTCTGTCTGAAGAGACTTCTAAAGAAGTACCTTCTGAACGAATTGTTATTGTAATAGATAAGGAATTTGCTATTGATGAGGTCTATGAAGAAGATCAGCCTCCAACATTTGAGGAAGACTCTGCAGATAAGGCTACTGCAGAAGTTCAGCCTCCACCAGCAGAGGATGCTTCTAAAGAAGTGGCTCCTTCAGAAGTTTTGCCTCCACCAACTGAACAGGGTATTGTAGAAGACATGACTGCAGAGATTCTATCTCCACCAACTGAGGAGGGCCCTGTGGAAGTTCCACTTCCACCAACTGAGGAGGGCCCTGTGGAAGTTCTACTTCCACCAGCTGAGGAGGGACCTGAAGAAGTTCCACCTTTAGTAACTGAAGAGGAGCCTGCAGAGGTTCCACCTCCACCAGCTGAGGAGGCCCCTGCAGAGGTTCCACCTCCGCCAGCTGAGGAGGGCCCTGCAGAAGTACCACCTCCACCAACTGAGGAGGGCCCTGCAGAAGTACCACCTCTACTAACTGAGGAGGGCCCTGCAGAAGTACCACCTCTACTAACTGAGGAGGGCCCTGCAGAAGTACCACCTCCACCAGCTGAGGAGGGCCCTGCAGAAGTTGCACCTCCACCAACTGAGGAGGGCCCTGAAGAAGTTCAACCTCGAGCAGCTGACGAGGGCCTTCCAGAAGTTCAACCTCCAACAGCTGAGGAGGGCCCTGAAGAAGTTCAACCTCCAGCAGCTGAGGAGGGCCTTCCAGAAGTTCAACCTCCAGCAGCTGAGGAGGGCCCTGTAGAAGTTTTATCTCCACCAGCTGAGGAAGACCTTGCAGAAGTCCCACCTACACCAGTTGAGGAGGGCCCTGCAGAAGTACAACCTCCACTAACTGTGGAGGGACCTGAAAAAGTTCTACCTCCAGAAACGGAGGAGGCCCCTACAGATCTTCCACCTGCAGCAACTGAAGAGCATCCTGTAGAAGTTCAACCTCCAGCAACTGCAGAGGGCCCTGCAGAGGTTCAACCTCCACTAACTGAGGAAGGCCCTGCAGAAGTTGCACCTCCAGCAGCTGAGGAGGGCCCTGCAGAAGTACAACCTCCAGCAGCTGTAGAGGGCCTTGCAGAAGTTCCACCTCTACCAGCTGAGGAGGCCCCTGCAGAAGTTTCACCTCCACCAGTTGAGGAAGCCCCTGCAGAATTCCCCCCTTCACCAGCTGAGGAGGCTCCTGCAGAGGTTCCACCTCTATTAGCTGAGGAGGTCCCTGTAGAAGTTACACCTCCACCAGCTCAGGGGATCCCTGAAGAAGTTACACCTTTAGCAACTGAGGAGACCCTTGCAGAAGTTCCACCTCCACCAATTGAAGAGGGTCCTGCCCCTGCAGAAATTTCATCTCCACCAGCTGAGAAGGACCCTGCAGAAGGTCTACCTCCATCAACTGAGGAGAACCCTGTAGAAGTCCCTACAGAAGTTCAGCTTCCACACGCTAAAAGTCCTGCAGAGGTTCTACCTTTATCAGGTGAATCCCCTACTGAGGAGGCCTCTGCAGAAGTTCAGCCTCCATCCCTTGAGAAGGCTCCTTTAGAAAGTCTTTCTCTAGAAGTTGTGATTCCACAAGCTGAGGAATTCCCTGTAGATGATTTATCCATTGAAGTGCAACCTCTGCCAGCTGAGAAGGACATTGCAGTAGGGGTCCCAGTTGAATTTCAGGCTCTTCCAGCTGATGAATATTCTGCAAAAAAGGATACTGTTGAAATACAGCCTTCATCATTTGAGGGTGCTCCAATAGAAGAAAACCCAGTTGAAGCTCAGCTTCCAGCAGCCAAGGCAGATACTGCCGTAGAGGCTTCTGCAGTTCATCCTTTGTCATTAGCTCCTACAGATGAAACTCCTGCAGACATTCAGATTCTACAGCTTGAAGAGACTCTTACAGAAGTCGCACCAGTTGAAGGTCAGCCTTTACCAGCTgaggaggtctttcccaaagtGGTCTCAGAAGAAGAAGCCACTGTAGCTGAAGTTAAGCCTCCTTTATCTGAGGGGGCTCCTGCAGAAGAAGCCACTGTGGAAGCCCAATTGACATCAATTGAAGAGAGCCCTAAAAGGGCTTCTGTTGATATTCAACCTCCATCACCTGAGACCCCTGTAGAACAGTCTCCTGTTGTTGAACAGCCTTTAAAAACTGATGTGGTTCCTATGCAAGAGCTTCCTGTGGAAAAGATGTCTGCTGAAGATCCACTTCTACCTTCAGAACAAACCCCTGCAGATCAGGATCTACTAAAAGAAGATCAATTGTCCCAGGTAGCAGACATCTCAGAGAAAGCATTAGAGTCTACTACATTGACAGGTGATAAAAAGTCTTCAGGAACAGATTCTGTTCCTGAAGATGTGTCTGGGACCAAGGACGATCAAATCTCCACTTTCAAAATAGAAGGTACCATTAAAATAGAGTTAAAGAACTCCAGTTCCTGA